The following is a genomic window from Microcoleus sp. bin38.metabat.b11b12b14.051.
TGAACTCTTGAAGTTTTCTCGCAACCATTCGCGAAAGCGTTCTACCAGATCGTCTAATCGCGTTTCTAACCCTTTGGGATTACTGATTGCCCAAAACAGCTTGTTGACTTTGATCTTCAACAAATCAATCTTCTGTTCCCACTCTTGCTTCAACATTTGCTGGTCTTCTTGAAATAGGTCAGGGTCTTTCAACCAGTACTGATACCAACGGCGCATCAGCCCAATCAAACTACTGTCGTATACTGTTCCCGTAGCTTCACTGAGCCAGCGTCTGCGACGGTCATATCGATCGGGCTTTAATTCCAGTCCAATCTTTTCACAAAGTTCTAGATAGTGTGATTGCACTGTTCGCCGCTCCTCTATATCTAATCCGCCCCTTTCTAATTGGGAGATGAGAGCGGCTAGGTGCGCCAAACCCATTTCAATCTCAGCTAGTATAGTATTCACCTCATACTCAGCTAACAAGCGTTGCCGTCCCGCCTCTCGCTTCTGTTGCCATTCTACCCCAGGTAAAGAGTAACCATAAAACTGGTCAACTACTTCTAACTTCTTGTTAATTTCGCCCATGGTATCGGGGTGCGCCAGCACGACTTTTTCCATCAGGGAGATGGCTAGAAACGGGTCAACATCTGCTTTGATGGGGATGGAGATCGTGTAGTAGTAATGATTGGTCGGACGGCTGAGGTTAATAATGTTTTGCCCTTCAAACACGGCATTGGGGATGTAAATGTGTGAGTGGGTGTCAATGAGATACAGTTCGGTTAATCGCAGCCCAATGTGTTTAATCACGCCTCTTCTACCGTTGGCTAGCTCAATCACATCCCCAAAGCGAAATGGTGTATCGATGAGCAAGACTAACCCACTGAAGAAGTTTGCCAGAATATCTTTTAGCGCAAACCCCAAGATAAAACTCATTCCTCCGATTGCAACTAACAAACCTTGGATGTCAACACCGAACGCCTGGAGAAACAGCAGTCCAGCCACCAAGTAAACAATTAAAGGGAGAACATTTTGTAGGATGGGAGCGAGAACATCATCCCACATTGCCTCGGAGCCTTCGGCATACTGCCTAAAAGCATAGGTCACAACCTCGGCGATCAATTGAACCACCCAAAAGGCGACGACAAGGACAAGAAAAGCGGTCAATCCTCGTTGGAACCAAGTAATGTAACTTGTAGGAGTGACAGATAGCGTCAGCAATGCCAGCTTCAAACCGATCGCGACCGCAATGAGTGTCAGCGGCGTTTCTGAGATGTTGAGTGCAACTAACGGTAGGTCGGAGGAAATACACGGAACACCCTCCGCAAAATACCAAACAGTAGGTAGAGAGCAATAACGACAACACCAATAATGCCGAAGTTAAGCAAAAATGCACCCCATCCTTGAGCCGGAAAAATGCCTGACAGAAACGCAGAACTGCTTGGTATTGTCATTGGGAAACCCGCTCCGTAAAGAAAGTATGTAAAAATTGGTGCTTGACATAGTCTTAGATAGGTGTTAATTAATGAAAGGTATCGGCTTTCAAAAAGAGGAATATCTCAAAAAAAAACAAGCATTTAGCCGCTAGATTTGCTAGAGAAGACTTCTCAATCGCCACGAAGCACAGTTGCTTCACAGTCAATCATAAGTTTTTCTGTTTTATATTTGTTTGACCCCTGATGAATGAATCCAATAAAACGACGATTGCGATCGTTTCATTATTTGTCGGTGTAGTCGCCATATCTTTTGGCTCTATCTTCACCAGATGGAGTGAAGCTGAACTGACCCCCAATGCTACAACATTTAATCGCCTTTGGCTAGGTAGTGTCGTCTTCGGGCTGTGGCAAGGATACAAGGCGATACGTCAGAGACTTTCTTTTGACAAACCCGTTCAACAGGATTCATACACCAGTCAGGAGCTTTTGCTATTACTGGGTGCTGGGACTTTTTTTGCTGCCACCTTAGCCTTTGTAGCTTGGTCGCTGACTCAAACCAGCATCGCTATCTCGACAATCCTACATAATCTCGCCCCGATATTTACCAGCTTAGGAGCTTGGTTGTTATTCGGTCAAGGCTTTAACCGCCAATTTCTGATTGGGATGGTCGTCGCCATTGGGGGAGCGATCGCCATTGAAATCGAGCAGATCCAAATCGCCACTGGTGAAGTCACAGGAGGCATAGCTGCCATCCTCTCTGCGGTTTTTTTGGGTGCATACCTGCTGCTGTTAGAACAACTGAGAACCAAATTTGACCCGATCGCAATTCAGTTGTGGGTTTGTGTGATCGCTAGCCTATCCATCTTACCCATGCTTGTGTTCGCTGGAGATCGGATTTTTCCTTCTTCAGTGCATGGGTGGCTGTTCGTCATTTTTCTCGCCCTCGTCTGCCAAGTTTTAGGTCAGGGACTTTTAACATATAGCGTTGCCCGGTTGTCCTCAGTCGTTGTCTCCTTAGTACATTTGTTAGAGCCAGTATTTAGCAGCATTTTGGCTTGGGCAATATTTGGGGAAAAGTTAAGTTTCTCGAATGGGGTAGGTTTTGTCCTAGTTCTCATCGGTCTATACCTAGCCGTATCTAGCCAAGCTGCTTTCGATCTCCCACAAAATCGGCTAGAGAGCGGGTAGTCACCATTACTGTTTGTTTCAACGGCAAGCAACTGAAAAAGACTTTGCTCAAAAAATCAGCACAACTAGATGTCAACACATTTGCTAAAAAGTATGACAGCCAAACTGGAATTAGCACAGCAACCGTCGTCGAGAACACCAGCTTGGATCGCAACGGCTTCATTATTTGCCAGCCTAATCCCCCTATCTTTAGCACCAATCCTCGTCAAATTGTGCGAACGAGAAATAGGTTCAAATGCCGTAGCATTCCATCGCGGCTGGATCGCTACCATAGTCTTTGGGTTGTTGAGCGGACTTGAGGCTTTGGGCCGCCAAAAATCTGATAACCAACCCGTAGAACAGAAGTCTTTTACGAGACGAGAATTGGGGCTATTGGTAGCATTGGGAACTTTCGGAGCGACCTACTTCCTCCTGTGGTCTTTGTCGCTGACTCAAACCAACGTTGCCAACGTTACGTTATTTTGTGGTTTGAACCCACTGTTTGTCGGCTTGGGGGGGTGGTTGTTCTTAGGTCGGCGCTATAATAGCAGATTCATCATTGGCATGGTCATGGCACTGGCGGGAGCGATCGCTATGGGATTGGATGACGTGCAGTTCGCCACTGACCAAGTACAAGGTAATGCCCTCGCCTTACTATCCGGGATTTGTTTTGCTGCGTATCTGATACTGCTAGAACTACTGCGATCCCGATTTACCACGGCAACCTTACTGTTGTGGCGCTGCGCCTTCACGACTATGTTTGCGTTTCCCTTCCTCGCACTCGCCGAAGAAAGATTGTTTCCCCATTCCTGGATGGGGTGGTTTTTCGTAATTTTGCAAGCCATCTTGTGCCAAGTGTTGGGTCAAGGACTTTTGGCTTACAGCCTCAGCAGGCTGTCGTCAGGGTTCGTCGCCGTCACGCTTCTTTTCGAGCCAGTCCTTGCCTCAATCTTCGCTTGGGTAATTTTCTCTGAACGCTTGGGTTTCTTTGACTTGGTGGCGTTTGTCGTGATTTTATTAGGTATTTATGTAGCTCAATCGAGTCAATCTGCCGTTAAAGAAACCAGCGAGGTAGCGTAATTAATGCGCGATCCCTATATTTAAGAAATTGGGAAAGCTAATTGTTGCTACTGTACCTCATAACAGCGGGAACCGCTGTATGTTCTGCCAAATAATCAAAGATTTTAGGATCGAGGACATACATCCCAAACATTGATAAAAATAAATCCTCTGGCAAGCCTTCTACGCTTAAATGCTGCCGCGCATACTCGATATCCGGCTTTTCGTAAACTTGCGTCACAGACAAAATAGCATCTTGTTCCTGCCAAACTCCCGCCGCACAGCCGTAGTGATGAATTACATCAGATGGTGTTAATCTCAAACCGATCGCACTTTGCCGCACTTGCGAGTAAATATCCAATAGCTGGCGCGCGCAAGAGATTTCTATGGACGACAAATAAATGTGGTCGCCCAAAAGCAGGAGAAATGGCTCGTTGTTCACCCATTCCTTAGCACAGAATACCGCGTGGCCGAACCCTTCCTGGACATCCTGAGTGAGAATTGTAACGCGCTGACCCAACTCTTGTAAATATTGGCTGTACTCCTGATTTGGCTTAGACAATTTTTGGAAAAGTTCGGGAGACGGCCCAGTTTTAAAGAAATCTTCAAAAAAAGTGCGAGATCCCTTTTGCACAACTATACAAACTTCTTCGATGCCCGCACTCAAAGCTTCTTCCACAATTGCCAAAATTATCGGTTTAGCGCGGCCGTCGCGATCGATAATTGGCAAAAATTCCTTCTTCACCGCCAGAGTTGCCGGAAACATCCGAGTGCCGAAACCGGCGGCCGGAATCACGGCTTTGCGGACTTGCAGTCGGGAAGCTTTTTCTGCATCTTTTCTTTCTTCTATCTGCGTGGAACAGGCGTCCCGCCTTTATATTTCTGGGGTTGCTGCATTAAATTCTGTTTCAGGCTCCAAATGGGTCTGAGAACTAATAGTAAGTTTCACACATTCCATCTGAGGAAAATCCCGTGCAATAATATTGATAACTTGCTGTTGAATTTCTGCATCTTTCACGATAAATTGCGCCGTGCCGTCTCCCTGAGAACCTACTTTCTTCCCGCCCAAAATATAAGGCTGAATCGGTTGATAGTTCAGGAGTTCGTGCAAAACGGGAGCAGTTAATTGCCCGGGACAAGCGGGGATTAAATACCTGTCAAATTCCCTCTGGGCAACTTTCATCAACTCGCCGATTTTAACCGCATCTCCCTGCTGCAAAGCTGCGGCGGCATCTTGGGTAATTTGATAATTAATCGCACCGAGATATTTCTGCACGTTTACTTGAACTTCATTCGCAGCAAAGGGGTAAGCCTGATTAAGGCTTGCCAGGATTTCTTGAGTGTTTTTACTAGCGCCCAAATCTGCGATGACAAAAAACAAATCTTTGGTAACTTTTAGCTCAACAACATCCATTTGAGCGCCATCAAAAATCATCATAATCGGGCGATTTCCATAGGCACAACCCTGATCCATGCGGTCGCAACGGGAAGGTGTGGCAGTCTCGCCTAGATAAGCCATTTCCATTTCGGCACGGACGTTCATTTTTAAATCGTATAAGCGATTGAAAGCCCTGGCTACTAACACGCAAATTGCGGCACTTGAAGACAAGCCTTTCTGAATTGGCAAATCTGTTAAATAATTGTCAATTTCCAGTCCTCCCACGCTGCATTGCGAGAGAAATTGAGCGGCAACACCGGCTGCATAACTGAAAAAACTTCCTGTTTGTGCTTCAGCAAGCAGAGCATTTTTTGCCATCGGGAGTGCAGCTTCTATTTTTGTGCCGTCATTTAAAGCAGCCCGCAAAATCAAGTGTGTCGGATGTTTTTTGACTTCGGCATAAATTCCTTGATTTGTACTGGCTATCAGAGTGCAGCCTTTTTCTATAGCGGGATTCAGCGGGCGATAACCTGCGGCCCAATCGCTGTGTTCGCCAAACAAACACAGGCGGCCCGGAACAAAAAGTTTCATCGCATCTATCTAAGGGTATCTATAATTGTGATTACTTTAACCTGAAACGGAGATATTTTACTAAAGTG
Proteins encoded in this region:
- a CDS encoding mechanosensitive ion channel family protein translates to MTYAFRQYAEGSEAMWDDVLAPILQNVLPLIVYLVAGLLFLQAFGVDIQGLLVAIGGMSFILGFALKDILANFFSGLVLLIDTPFRFGDVIELANGRRGVIKHIGLRLTELYLIDTHSHIYIPNAVFEGQNIINLSRPTNHYYYTISIPIKADVDPFLAISLMEKVVLAHPDTMGEINKKLEVVDQFYGYSLPGVEWQQKREAGRQRLLAEYEVNTILAEIEMGLAHLAALISQLERGGLDIEERRTVQSHYLELCEKIGLELKPDRYDRRRRWLSEATGTVYDSSLIGLMRRWYQYWLKDPDLFQEDQQMLKQEWEQKIDLLKIKVNKLFWAISNPKGLETRLDDLVERFREWLRENFKSSRNEWQDPKIWINDLNGDYTRDTLVRFVRFVSMKLACMG
- a CDS encoding DMT family transporter; the encoded protein is MNESNKTTIAIVSLFVGVVAISFGSIFTRWSEAELTPNATTFNRLWLGSVVFGLWQGYKAIRQRLSFDKPVQQDSYTSQELLLLLGAGTFFAATLAFVAWSLTQTSIAISTILHNLAPIFTSLGAWLLFGQGFNRQFLIGMVVAIGGAIAIEIEQIQIATGEVTGGIAAILSAVFLGAYLLLLEQLRTKFDPIAIQLWVCVIASLSILPMLVFAGDRIFPSSVHGWLFVIFLALVCQVLGQGLLTYSVARLSSVVVSLVHLLEPVFSSILAWAIFGEKLSFSNGVGFVLVLIGLYLAVSSQAAFDLPQNRLESG
- a CDS encoding DMT family transporter, whose protein sequence is MTAKLELAQQPSSRTPAWIATASLFASLIPLSLAPILVKLCEREIGSNAVAFHRGWIATIVFGLLSGLEALGRQKSDNQPVEQKSFTRRELGLLVALGTFGATYFLLWSLSLTQTNVANVTLFCGLNPLFVGLGGWLFLGRRYNSRFIIGMVMALAGAIAMGLDDVQFATDQVQGNALALLSGICFAAYLILLELLRSRFTTATLLLWRCAFTTMFAFPFLALAEERLFPHSWMGWFFVILQAILCQVLGQGLLAYSLSRLSSGFVAVTLLFEPVLASIFAWVIFSERLGFFDLVAFVVILLGIYVAQSSQSAVKETSEVA
- a CDS encoding sugar phosphate nucleotidyltransferase, coding for MIPAAGFGTRMFPATLAVKKEFLPIIDRDGRAKPIILAIVEEALSAGIEEVCIVVQKGSRTFFEDFFKTGPSPELFQKLSKPNQEYSQYLQELGQRVTILTQDVQEGFGHAVFCAKEWVNNEPFLLLLGDHIYLSSIEISCARQLLDIYSQVRQSAIGLRLTPSDVIHHYGCAAGVWQEQDAILSVTQVYEKPDIEYARQHLSVEGLPEDLFLSMFGMYVLDPKIFDYLAEHTAVPAVMRYSSNN
- a CDS encoding GHMP kinase, yielding MKLFVPGRLCLFGEHSDWAAGYRPLNPAIEKGCTLIASTNQGIYAEVKKHPTHLILRAALNDGTKIEAALPMAKNALLAEAQTGSFFSYAAGVAAQFLSQCSVGGLEIDNYLTDLPIQKGLSSSAAICVLVARAFNRLYDLKMNVRAEMEMAYLGETATPSRCDRMDQGCAYGNRPIMMIFDGAQMDVVELKVTKDLFFVIADLGASKNTQEILASLNQAYPFAANEVQVNVQKYLGAINYQITQDAAAALQQGDAVKIGELMKVAQREFDRYLIPACPGQLTAPVLHELLNYQPIQPYILGGKKVGSQGDGTAQFIVKDAEIQQQVINIIARDFPQMECVKLTISSQTHLEPETEFNAATPEI